The following are encoded in a window of Impatiens glandulifera chromosome 5, dImpGla2.1, whole genome shotgun sequence genomic DNA:
- the LOC124938187 gene encoding BTB/POZ domain-containing protein NPY2-like — protein sequence MKFMKLGSKTDLFQIEGDNVRYVATELASDIAINVGDTKFYLHKFPLLSKSARLQKLVSNDNIDIHDIPGGHTSFEICAKFCYGMTVTLNAHNVIAARCAAEYLEMYETVDKGNLVFKIDVFLSSIFRSWKDSIIVLQTTVSLLPWSEDLKLVDLCSDAIASKASVDVSKVDWSYTYNRKKLADEDPNHMRSRMVPKDWWVEDLCDLHLDLFKRVISNIKNKGIVGGEIIGESLKAYASRNDIQKSIEALEAIVGLLPAEKGYVSCKFLFKLLKAAISVECGERVKAELVRRIGHQLEEASLSDLMIRTPDGNGVMYDVHIVRRILQEFMMQDQISECEDEIQEIRRSGILTEASKLMVAKLIDSYLTEIAKDPNLPVSTFIDLAEMVSGFSRPGHDGIYRAIDMYIKDHPGISKSERKKICRLMDCKKLSVEACMHAVQNERLPLRVVVQVLFFEQVRAAATSGSSTPDLPKSLHDLNAGGGSHGSSRSTTMNTDEDWDAVATVEELKALKAEVAALRLVNGRSDLVKHSSEKSVTNKMKGLMISKRIFSRIWSNKGGGIGENSGSDSSESHGSGNADETKSTPSRNWRHSVS from the exons ATGAAGTTCATGAAGCTAGGGTCAAAGACAGATTTGTTCCAAATAGAAGGGGACAATGTCAG GTATGTAGCAACTGAACTCGCGAGCGACATTGCTATTAATGTCGGCGATACAAAGTTCTATCTTCATAAG TTTCCACTTCTCTCAAAGAGTGCCCGGTTACAGAAATTGGTTTCAAACGATAATATCGATATTCACGACATTCCTGGTGGTCATACATcatttgaaatatgtgccaagtTCTGCTATGGCATGACAGTTACCCTCAATGCTCATAATGTCATAGCAGCTCGTTGTGCAGCTGAATATTTAGAAATGTACGAAACAGTTGATAAAGGGAATCTGGTTTTTAAAATCGACGTTTTCCTATCTAGCATCTTCCGGAGCTGGAAGGATTCGATTATTGTTCTGCAGACAACCGTTTCTCTACTACCATGGTCTGAAGATCTAAAATTAGTTGACCTCTGTTCTGATGCTATAGCTTCCAAAGCTTCTGTTGATGTTTCTAAAGTAGATTGGTCATACACTTATAATAGGAAAAAGCTCGCTGATGAAGATCCTAACCATATGAGAAGCCGAATGGTTCCTAAGGATTGGTGGGTGGAGGATTTATGCGATCTTCATCTCGATTTGTTCAAACGGGTGATctctaacataaaaaataaagggaTTGTAGGTGGTGAAATTATCGGTGAATCTTTGAAGGCCTATGCTTCGAGAAATGATATTCAAAAATCTATAGAAGCGTTAGAAGCCATTGTCGGGCTCTTGCCTGCAGAGAAAGGATATGTTTCTTGTAAGTTCTTATTCAAATTGTTGAAGGCCGCCATTTCTGTGGAGTGTGGAGAAAGGGTGAAAGCAGAGCTTGTTAGAAGAATAGGTCATCAATTGGAGGAAGCTTCTTTAAGTGATCTTATGATAAGAACTCCTGATGGAAATGGTGTTATGTATGATGTTCATATCGTGCGTAGAATTCTCCAAGAGTTTATGATGCAAGATCAGATCTCGGAATGTGAAGATGAAATCCAGGAGATTAGAAGGTCTGGAATTTTAACCGAAGCATCAAAGCTAATGGTGGCAAAGCTAATTGATAGTTACTTAACTGAAATTGCTAAGGATCCGAATTTACCTGTTTCAACTTTCATTGATCTTGCTGAGATGGTCTCCGGTTTCTCAAGGCCTGGTCACGATGGAATTTACCGCGCAATTGACATGTACATCAAG GATCATCCTGGTATTAGCAAGAGCGAAAGGAAGAAGATATGCAGGCTGATGGACTGTAAGAAACTGTCGGTTGAAGCTTGCATGCATGCTGTTCAAAACGAGAGACTTCCTTTACGCGTGGTCGTGCAG GTCCTGTTTTTTGAGCAAGTGAGGGCGGCTGCAACATCAGGAAGCAGCACCCCTGATTTACCAAAGAGCTTACATGATCTAAATGCAGGTGGTGGGAGCCATGGAAGCTCAAGGTCCACAACGATGAACACAGACGAAGACTGGGATGCTGTGGCCACTGTAGAGGAGCTCAAGGCATTGAAGGCTGAAGTGGCTGCACTAAGACTTGTGAATGGGAGAAGTGATTTAGTAAAACACAGTTCAGAAAAGTCTGTCACTAACAAGATGAAAGGTCTGATGATTTCCAAAAGGATATTTTCTAGGATTTGGTCTAACAAGGGAGGAGGAATTGGAGAGAATAGCGGCTCTGATTCGTCAGAGAGTCATGGTTCTGGAAATGCAGACGAAACTAAATCCACGCCTTCGAGGAACTGGAGGCATTCGGTCTCTTAA